From Streptomyces sp. NBC_00775, one genomic window encodes:
- a CDS encoding DEAD/DEAH box helicase: protein MIVLLSVPPGSLESTMTEDLSPAERYAAARQRAVEQATALASFREMYDFGLDPFQIEACRALEAGKGVLVAAPTGSGKTIVGEFAVHLALQQGKKCFYTTPIKALSNQKYADLCRRYGADKVGLLTGDNSVNSEAPVVVMTTEVLRNMLYAGSQTLLGLGYVVMDEVHYLSDRFRGAVWEEVIIHLQESVTLVSLSATVSNAEEFGDWLDTVRGDTQVIVSEHRPVPLFQHVLAGRRMYDLFEEGEGSKKAVNPDLTRMARMEASRPSYQDRRRGRAMREADRERERRQRSRMWTPGRPEVIERLDSEGLLPAITFIFSRAACEAAVQQCLYAGLRLNDDEARARVRELVEERTASIPDEDLHVLGYYEWLEGLERGIAAHHAGMLPTFKEVVEELFVRGLVKAVFATETLALGINMPARSVVLEKLVKWNGEQHADITPGEYTQLTGRAGRRGIDVEGHAVVLWQRGFSPEHLAGLAGTRTYPLRSSFKPSYNMAVNLVEQFGRHRSRELLETSFAQFQADKSVVGISRQVQRNEEGLEGYKESMTCHLGDFDGYMRLRRELKDRETELAKQGATQRRAEAAVALEKLKPGDVIHVPTGKYAGLALVLDPGLPAGRSNGHRGFEQHDGPRPLVLTSERQVKRLASMDFPVPVEALDRMRIPKSFNPRSPQSRRDLASALRTKAGHIVPDRHRKKRAEAADDREIARLRTAIRAHPCHGCSDREDHARWAERYHRLERDTKQLEHRIEGRTNTIARTFDRIVALLTELDYLRGDDVTEHGKRLARLYGELDLLASECLRAGVWEGLSPAELAACASALVYESRVADDAMAPKVPSGKAKAALGEMVRIWGHLDALEEEFRITQTEGVGQREPDLGFAWAAYEWASGKGLDEVLREAEMPAGDFVRWCKQVIDVLGQIAAAAPVSGGGSSTVAKNARKAVDGLLRGVVAYSSVG from the coding sequence CGGCAGCACGGCAGCGCGCTGTCGAGCAGGCCACCGCGCTCGCCTCCTTCCGCGAGATGTACGACTTCGGCCTCGACCCCTTCCAGATCGAGGCCTGCCGGGCTCTCGAGGCGGGCAAGGGTGTGCTGGTGGCCGCGCCCACCGGCTCGGGCAAGACGATCGTCGGCGAGTTCGCCGTCCACCTCGCCCTCCAGCAGGGCAAGAAGTGCTTCTACACCACGCCGATCAAGGCGCTCTCGAACCAGAAGTACGCCGATCTGTGCCGCCGTTACGGCGCGGACAAGGTCGGCCTGCTCACCGGCGACAACAGCGTCAACTCCGAGGCCCCGGTGGTCGTGATGACCACCGAGGTGCTCCGCAACATGCTGTACGCGGGCTCGCAGACCCTCCTCGGCCTCGGCTATGTGGTCATGGACGAGGTGCACTATCTCTCCGACCGCTTCCGTGGCGCCGTCTGGGAGGAAGTGATCATCCACCTCCAGGAGTCGGTGACCCTGGTGTCGCTCTCGGCGACCGTGTCGAACGCGGAGGAGTTCGGCGACTGGCTGGACACCGTCCGCGGTGACACCCAGGTGATCGTCTCCGAGCACCGGCCCGTGCCGCTGTTCCAGCACGTGCTGGCCGGACGCCGGATGTACGACCTCTTCGAGGAGGGCGAGGGCAGCAAGAAGGCCGTCAACCCCGACCTCACGCGCATGGCGCGCATGGAGGCCAGCCGCCCGTCGTACCAGGACCGCAGACGGGGCCGCGCCATGCGCGAGGCCGACCGCGAGCGGGAGCGCAGACAGCGCTCGCGCATGTGGACGCCGGGCCGCCCCGAGGTCATCGAGCGGCTCGATTCCGAAGGGCTGCTGCCCGCCATCACGTTCATCTTCAGCCGCGCGGCCTGCGAGGCCGCCGTCCAGCAGTGCCTGTACGCGGGCCTCCGGCTGAACGACGACGAGGCGCGGGCGAGGGTCCGCGAACTCGTGGAGGAGCGCACGGCCTCCATCCCCGACGAGGACCTGCACGTCCTGGGCTACTACGAATGGCTGGAGGGCCTGGAGCGCGGCATCGCGGCCCACCACGCGGGCATGCTGCCGACGTTCAAGGAGGTCGTCGAGGAACTCTTCGTACGCGGCCTGGTCAAGGCCGTCTTCGCGACCGAGACCCTCGCGCTGGGCATCAACATGCCCGCCCGCTCGGTGGTGCTGGAGAAGCTCGTCAAGTGGAACGGCGAGCAGCACGCCGACATCACCCCCGGCGAGTACACCCAGCTGACCGGTCGTGCGGGCCGCCGAGGCATCGATGTCGAGGGCCACGCGGTCGTGCTGTGGCAGCGCGGCTTCAGCCCCGAGCACCTGGCGGGACTCGCGGGCACGCGCACCTATCCGCTCCGCTCCAGCTTCAAGCCGTCGTACAACATGGCGGTGAACCTGGTCGAGCAGTTCGGCCGGCACCGCTCGCGCGAGCTCCTTGAGACGTCCTTCGCTCAGTTCCAGGCCGACAAGTCGGTCGTCGGGATCTCCCGGCAGGTGCAGCGCAACGAGGAGGGCCTTGAGGGCTACAAGGAGTCCATGACCTGCCACTTGGGCGACTTCGACGGGTACATGCGGCTGCGCCGCGAGCTCAAGGACCGCGAGACCGAGCTGGCCAAGCAGGGCGCCACACAGCGGCGTGCCGAAGCCGCCGTCGCCCTGGAGAAGCTCAAGCCCGGCGATGTCATCCATGTCCCGACCGGCAAGTACGCGGGCCTGGCTCTGGTGCTTGACCCCGGCCTGCCCGCCGGCCGGTCGAACGGTCACCGCGGCTTCGAGCAGCACGACGGCCCCCGCCCGCTGGTGCTCACCTCCGAGCGCCAGGTGAAGCGGCTCGCCTCGATGGACTTCCCGGTGCCGGTCGAGGCGCTGGACCGGATGCGCATCCCCAAGTCCTTCAACCCGCGCTCCCCGCAGTCCCGTCGCGACCTGGCGTCCGCGCTGCGCACCAAGGCCGGGCACATCGTCCCCGACCGGCACCGCAAGAAGCGGGCCGAGGCCGCCGACGACCGCGAGATCGCCCGGCTGCGCACGGCGATCCGGGCCCACCCCTGCCACGGGTGCAGCGACCGTGAGGACCACGCCCGTTGGGCCGAGCGCTACCACCGGCTGGAGCGCGACACCAAGCAGCTGGAGCACCGCATCGAGGGTCGGACGAACACCATCGCCCGCACCTTCGACCGGATCGTGGCCCTCCTCACCGAGCTGGACTACCTGCGCGGCGACGACGTCACCGAACACGGCAAGCGGCTGGCCCGGCTGTACGGCGAACTGGACCTGCTCGCCAGCGAATGCCTGCGCGCCGGAGTCTGGGAGGGCCTCAGCCCCGCCGAACTCGCGGCCTGTGCCTCGGCGTTGGTCTACGAGTCCCGGGTCGCCGACGACGCCATGGCGCCGAAGGTGCCCTCCGGCAAGGCCAAGGCCGCGCTCGGCGAGATGGTCCGCATCTGGGGCCACCTGGACGCGCTGGAGGAGGAGTTCCGGATCACCCAGACCGAGGGCGTCGGCCAGCGCGAGCCGGACCTGGGCTTCGCCTGGGCCGCGTACGAGTGGGCTTCCGGCAAGGGCCTCGACGAGGTGCTGCGCGAGGCCGAGATGCCCGCCGGTGACTTCGTGCGCTGGTGCAAGCAGGTCATCGACGTACTCGGCCAGATCGCGGCCGCCGCGCCGGTCTCCGGCGGCGGGAGCTCGACCGTCGCGAAGAACGCGCGCAAGGCGGTCGACGGACTGTTGCGCGGGGTGGTGGCTTACTCCTCGGTGGGGTGA
- the atzF gene encoding allophanate hydrolase has protein sequence MSALTRLRMAYARIEATNRPEIWIDLRPQAEVEQEAQAIDARVAAGEHLPLAGKLLAAKGNIDVAGLQTTAGCPAYAYTPETDAPAVARLRTAGALVLGTTNLDQFATGLVGTRSPYGAVRGALDPARISGGSSSGSAVAVALGIVDLALGTDTAGSGRVPAAFNGIVGLKPTRGLVPTAGVVPACASLDCVTVFARTLPEAEQALAYLASPSDRELPALPQRTPGPWRVAVPPTAQLGELDEGWAQAYASAVAQLAAAGAEIRTLDLTPFTEAAAMLYEGAFVAERYTAVGSFVDKLITEGGEGLDPTVAGIITRARDIPAHQLYADQDRLAELRTRAIAQLGDADALLLPTTPGHPTLAEVAADPLGANARLGRFTNSTNLFDLAAVAVPAGLTPAGLPFGVMLIGPAFTDERLARIAGLLQPRLRIAVVGAHLSGQPLNTQLLSLGAEWESTTTTAPVYRLHALPTTPPKPGLVHIGEGGAAIEAEVWRLPAEGLGQLLAALPRPMALGQVELADGSRVPGFLCEPGALAEAPDITAYGGWRAYLNR, from the coding sequence ATGTCCGCCCTCACCCGACTCCGCATGGCCTACGCCCGCATCGAGGCCACGAACCGCCCCGAGATCTGGATCGACCTGCGCCCCCAGGCAGAGGTCGAGCAGGAAGCCCAAGCCATCGACGCCCGAGTCGCCGCAGGCGAACACCTCCCCCTCGCCGGCAAGCTCCTCGCCGCGAAGGGCAACATCGACGTGGCCGGACTCCAGACCACCGCCGGCTGCCCGGCCTACGCGTACACCCCGGAGACCGACGCCCCCGCGGTCGCCCGCCTGCGCACAGCCGGCGCACTGGTCCTCGGCACCACCAACCTCGACCAGTTCGCCACAGGCCTCGTCGGCACCCGCTCCCCCTACGGCGCCGTACGGGGCGCCCTGGACCCGGCCAGAATCAGCGGCGGCTCCAGTTCAGGATCGGCCGTGGCCGTGGCCCTCGGCATCGTCGACCTCGCCCTCGGCACGGACACCGCGGGCTCGGGCCGCGTCCCCGCCGCGTTCAACGGCATCGTCGGCCTGAAGCCGACCCGCGGCCTGGTGCCGACGGCCGGCGTCGTCCCGGCCTGCGCCTCGCTGGACTGCGTGACCGTGTTCGCCCGTACGCTCCCGGAGGCCGAGCAGGCCCTCGCGTACCTGGCCTCCCCGTCGGATCGCGAACTCCCGGCGCTCCCCCAGCGCACCCCCGGCCCATGGCGCGTCGCCGTCCCGCCGACGGCGCAGCTCGGCGAACTGGACGAGGGCTGGGCACAGGCGTACGCATCCGCCGTCGCCCAACTCGCCGCGGCCGGCGCCGAGATCCGCACCCTCGACCTCACCCCGTTCACCGAGGCGGCGGCGATGCTCTACGAGGGCGCGTTCGTCGCCGAGCGCTACACGGCGGTGGGGAGCTTTGTCGACAAGTTGATCACCGAGGGCGGTGAGGGTCTCGACCCGACGGTCGCCGGGATCATCACCCGCGCCCGCGACATCCCCGCCCACCAGCTGTACGCCGACCAGGACCGTCTCGCCGAACTCCGCACCCGAGCGATCGCCCAGCTCGGCGACGCCGACGCACTGCTGCTGCCGACCACGCCCGGCCACCCCACGCTCGCCGAGGTCGCCGCCGACCCGCTGGGCGCCAACGCCCGCCTGGGCCGCTTCACCAACTCCACGAACCTCTTCGACCTGGCGGCCGTAGCCGTCCCGGCCGGTCTCACGCCCGCCGGTCTGCCCTTCGGCGTGATGCTGATCGGCCCCGCCTTCACCGACGAACGACTCGCACGGATCGCCGGGCTGCTCCAGCCCCGGCTCCGGATCGCCGTGGTCGGCGCACATCTGTCCGGCCAACCGCTCAACACCCAACTCCTCTCGCTGGGAGCAGAGTGGGAGAGCACGACGACCACCGCACCCGTGTACCGCCTGCACGCGCTGCCCACCACCCCGCCCAAGCCGGGCCTCGTCCACATCGGCGAGGGCGGTGCCGCCATCGAGGCCGAGGTGTGGCGGCTGCCCGCCGAAGGCCTCGGGCAGCTGCTCGCCGCCCTGCCACGGCCGATGGCTCTCGGACAGGTCGAACTGGCCGACGGCAGCCGTGTACCGGGTTTCCTCTGCGAACCCGGCGCACTCGCCGAGGCACCCGACATCACGGCGTACGGCGGCTGGCGCGCGTATCTGAACCGCTGA
- a CDS encoding 5-oxoprolinase/urea amidolyase family protein: MTFDTLLVANRGEIAVRIIRTARELGLRTVAVYSDPDRSAPHVRLADEAVRLGPAPAKESYLDADLVLKAAKDTGAGAIHPGYGFLSEDAAFARRCEDAGIVFVGPTPEQLELFGAKHTARAAAEAAGVPLAPGTGLLPGLPEALEAAARIGYPVMLKATGGGGGIGMSACRSADELTEAWERVQRVAAASFSSAGVFLERLVEDARHVEVQVFGDGRGRVVTFGDRDCSLQRRNQKVLEEAPAPGLPAAVRGRLASAARDLCASVGYRSAGTVEFVYDAAREEAYFLEVNTRLQVEHPVTEEIYGVDLVAWMLRLARGESDVVRDPGAPRGHAVEARVYAEDPSREHRPSAGLLTRVEFPGGVRVDGWVETGTEVTTSYDPMLAKVIAYGSDRAHALERLDEALARTRIDGIETNLGLVRAALADGSFRRATHSTATLAGVTDPTQRIEVVSGGTLTTVQDWPGRTGYWQVGVPPCGPMDDLSFRLGNRALGNHEGAPGLECTLQGPSLRFTHTTTVCVTGAPAPVTVDGTAVAQWEPVTVPAGAVLEVGAPTEHGLRTYVLFAGGGLDVPAFLGSASTFTLGRFGGHGGRTLRTGDVLHGGSATDHGAPVPIGDRPLFSAAWRVGALEGPHAAPEFFTEDDIHDFYAADWKVHFNSARTGVRLVGPKPRWARTDGGEAGLHPSNIHDTPYSVGAVDYTGDMPVLLGPDGPSLGGFVCPATVVSTERWKLGQFRPGDTVRFAPLADDGSARPAIVDGGVLARDGDVTFRRSGDDNLLVEFGPMQLDLALRMRVHALMEAVAEADLDGVTDLTPGIRSLQIQADPRRLPQRELLAAVREIARTLPPSDQLVVPSRTVHLPLSWDDPATREAIARYMAGVRDDAPWCPWNIEFIRRVNGLDAVEDVYRTVFDAEYLVLGLGDVYLGAPVATPLDPRHRLVTTKYNPARTWTAENSVGIGGAYLCVYGMEGPGGYQFVGRTTQVWSGWQQRGAFEPGSPWLLRFFDRIKWYPVDADELLELRADITSGRFVPRIEEGVFSLADYQSFLTENADSIAEFRTRQGTAFSAERDAWEAAGEFTRAEAASTPATPPVEVTIPEGGRLIEAEFAASVWQLNVQPGDTVTTGQPLLALEAMKMESRVPAPMNGVVHEILAKPGDQVEAGTALLVLAPAS; encoded by the coding sequence ATGACCTTCGACACGCTGCTGGTCGCCAACCGCGGCGAGATCGCGGTGCGGATCATCCGTACGGCCCGCGAACTCGGACTGCGCACGGTCGCCGTGTACTCCGACCCCGACCGCTCCGCGCCGCACGTCCGGCTCGCCGACGAGGCGGTACGGCTGGGCCCCGCGCCCGCCAAGGAGTCGTACCTGGACGCCGACCTCGTCCTGAAGGCGGCCAAGGACACCGGGGCCGGGGCGATCCACCCCGGATACGGCTTCCTCTCCGAGGACGCGGCCTTCGCGCGGCGCTGCGAGGACGCCGGCATCGTGTTCGTGGGGCCGACGCCGGAGCAGCTGGAGCTGTTCGGCGCCAAGCACACGGCGCGGGCCGCGGCAGAGGCGGCGGGGGTGCCGTTGGCGCCGGGTACGGGGCTCCTCCCCGGTCTTCCGGAGGCCCTGGAAGCAGCCGCGCGTATCGGCTATCCCGTCATGCTCAAGGCCACCGGCGGTGGTGGTGGCATCGGTATGTCGGCATGTCGTTCCGCCGATGAACTGACCGAGGCCTGGGAGCGGGTCCAGCGGGTCGCCGCGGCCTCCTTCTCCTCGGCCGGAGTCTTCCTGGAGCGCCTGGTCGAGGACGCCCGCCATGTCGAGGTGCAGGTCTTCGGCGACGGCCGGGGCCGCGTCGTCACCTTCGGCGACCGCGACTGCTCGCTCCAGCGCCGCAACCAGAAGGTCCTGGAGGAGGCCCCGGCACCGGGCCTGCCGGCCGCCGTCCGCGGCCGACTGGCCTCCGCGGCCCGCGACTTGTGCGCCAGTGTCGGATACCGCTCGGCCGGAACCGTCGAGTTCGTGTACGACGCGGCGCGCGAGGAGGCGTACTTCCTGGAGGTCAACACGCGTCTCCAGGTGGAACATCCGGTCACCGAGGAGATCTACGGCGTCGACCTCGTCGCCTGGATGCTGCGGCTGGCCCGCGGGGAATCCGATGTCGTACGGGACCCGGGGGCGCCCCGCGGCCACGCCGTCGAGGCCCGCGTGTACGCCGAGGACCCCTCGCGCGAACACCGGCCGAGCGCGGGCCTGTTGACGCGGGTCGAGTTCCCCGGCGGCGTCCGCGTGGACGGCTGGGTCGAGACGGGCACCGAGGTGACCACGTCGTACGACCCGATGCTCGCGAAGGTCATCGCGTACGGCTCGGACCGGGCGCACGCCCTGGAGCGGCTCGACGAGGCGCTGGCCAGGACCCGGATCGACGGCATCGAGACAAACCTGGGACTGGTACGGGCCGCGCTCGCCGACGGCTCCTTCCGGCGGGCCACACACTCGACGGCGACGCTGGCCGGCGTCACCGATCCCACTCAGCGCATCGAGGTCGTGTCCGGCGGGACGCTCACCACGGTGCAGGACTGGCCGGGCCGCACCGGCTACTGGCAGGTGGGCGTGCCGCCGTGCGGCCCGATGGACGACCTGTCGTTCCGGCTGGGCAACCGGGCGCTCGGCAACCACGAGGGCGCGCCGGGCCTGGAGTGCACGCTCCAGGGGCCGAGCCTGCGCTTCACGCACACCACGACGGTCTGCGTCACGGGCGCTCCGGCGCCGGTCACCGTGGACGGCACGGCGGTCGCGCAGTGGGAGCCGGTGACGGTGCCCGCGGGGGCCGTACTGGAGGTCGGCGCTCCCACCGAACACGGCCTGCGCACCTACGTGCTGTTCGCGGGCGGGGGCCTGGACGTGCCGGCGTTCCTCGGCAGCGCGTCCACCTTCACGCTGGGCCGGTTCGGCGGCCATGGGGGCCGGACCCTGCGAACGGGCGACGTGCTGCACGGCGGCTCGGCCACGGATCACGGGGCGCCCGTACCGATCGGCGACCGCCCCCTGTTCTCCGCCGCCTGGCGGGTCGGCGCCCTCGAAGGCCCGCACGCCGCACCGGAGTTCTTCACCGAGGACGACATCCACGACTTCTACGCCGCCGACTGGAAGGTCCACTTCAACTCGGCCCGCACAGGTGTCCGGCTGGTCGGGCCGAAGCCCCGCTGGGCGCGCACGGACGGCGGCGAGGCGGGCCTGCACCCTTCCAACATCCACGACACGCCGTACTCCGTCGGCGCGGTCGACTACACCGGCGACATGCCGGTCCTGCTCGGCCCCGACGGTCCTTCGCTCGGCGGCTTCGTCTGCCCGGCGACGGTCGTCAGCACGGAACGCTGGAAGCTCGGCCAGTTCCGCCCCGGCGACACGGTGCGCTTCGCGCCGCTCGCCGACGACGGCTCGGCGCGGCCCGCGATCGTCGACGGCGGAGTGCTCGCCCGGGACGGCGACGTCACCTTCCGGCGCAGCGGCGACGACAACCTGCTGGTCGAATTCGGGCCCATGCAGCTGGACCTGGCGCTGCGCATGCGCGTGCACGCCCTGATGGAGGCGGTGGCCGAGGCCGACCTCGACGGGGTCACGGACCTCACGCCCGGCATCCGCTCCCTCCAGATCCAGGCGGACCCGCGCCGCCTCCCCCAGCGCGAACTCCTCGCCGCCGTACGGGAGATCGCGCGGACGCTGCCGCCCAGCGACCAGCTGGTGGTCCCCTCCCGCACGGTCCACCTCCCCCTCTCCTGGGACGACCCGGCCACCCGCGAGGCGATCGCCCGCTACATGGCGGGCGTCCGCGACGACGCGCCCTGGTGCCCGTGGAACATCGAGTTCATCCGCCGTGTGAACGGCCTGGACGCGGTGGAGGACGTGTACCGCACGGTCTTCGACGCGGAGTACCTCGTACTCGGCCTGGGAGACGTGTACCTGGGCGCCCCGGTGGCGACACCGCTCGACCCGCGCCACCGCCTGGTCACCACCAAGTACAACCCGGCACGCACCTGGACCGCCGAGAACTCGGTCGGCATCGGCGGCGCGTACCTCTGCGTCTACGGCATGGAGGGCCCCGGCGGCTACCAGTTCGTCGGGCGTACGACCCAGGTGTGGTCGGGCTGGCAGCAGCGCGGCGCGTTCGAGCCGGGCTCGCCCTGGCTGCTGCGCTTCTTCGACCGCATCAAGTGGTACCCGGTGGACGCCGACGAACTGCTGGAACTGCGGGCCGACATCACATCGGGCCGCTTCGTACCGCGCATCGAGGAGGGAGTCTTCTCACTCGCGGACTACCAGAGCTTCCTCACCGAGAACGCCGACTCCATCGCGGAGTTCAGGACCCGCCAGGGCACCGCCTTCTCGGCGGAACGCGACGCCTGGGAGGCCGCGGGCGAGTTCACCCGCGCGGAGGCGGCCTCCACACCCGCCACTCCCCCCGTCGAGGTGACCATCCCCGAGGGCGGCCGTCTGATCGAGGCCGAATTCGCCGCGTCCGTCTGGCAGCTCAACGTCCAGCCGGGCGACACGGTCACCACCGGTCAGCCGCTGCTGGCCCTGGAGGCCATGAAGATGGAGTCACGGGTGCCCGCCCCCATGAACGGAGTAGTACACGAAATCCTGGCGAAGCCGGGCGACCAGGTGGAGGCGGGCACGGCACTGCTGGTCCTCGCTCCGGCAAGCTGA
- a CDS encoding urea amidolyase associated protein UAAP2: protein MTRVTVPARAAWSAVIRTGETLTVTDLHGNQAVDFLVYDAQDTAVRYSAPDTIHAQGNLFLTTGSVLMSNEHTPLMTVVEDEVGRHDTVGGACSKESNTLRYGHHTWSQHACVDNFLAEGAKHGLGKRDLVSNINWYMNVPVEKDGTLGIVDGISAPGLKLTLRAERDVIVLVSNCPQINNPCNGFEPTAVEMTIEAADVMAAAEAIGAAE from the coding sequence ATGACCCGCGTCACTGTCCCGGCCCGGGCCGCCTGGTCGGCCGTCATCCGCACCGGCGAGACGCTCACCGTCACCGATCTGCACGGCAACCAGGCCGTCGACTTCCTGGTGTACGACGCCCAGGACACGGCCGTCCGCTACAGCGCGCCCGACACGATCCACGCGCAGGGCAACCTCTTCCTCACCACCGGCAGTGTGCTGATGTCCAACGAGCACACCCCGCTGATGACCGTCGTGGAGGACGAGGTCGGCCGGCACGACACGGTCGGCGGCGCCTGCTCCAAGGAGTCGAACACCCTCCGGTACGGGCACCACACCTGGTCCCAGCACGCCTGCGTGGACAACTTCCTCGCGGAGGGCGCCAAGCACGGGCTCGGCAAGCGCGATCTCGTCTCGAACATCAACTGGTACATGAACGTGCCGGTCGAGAAGGACGGCACCCTCGGCATCGTCGACGGCATCTCGGCCCCGGGGCTGAAGCTGACGCTGCGCGCCGAGCGCGACGTGATCGTACTGGTCTCCAACTGCCCGCAGATCAACAACCCTTGCAACGGCTTCGAGCCGACGGCCGTGGAGATGACCATCGAGGCAGCCGACGTCATGGCGGCAGCCGAGGCAATCGGGGCAGCTGAATGA
- a CDS encoding urea amidolyase associated protein UAAP1 — MATATTYGARDHARAQDGTRTEAMPVVPASAWPTPPCEAGHLVWAETVAGGNYTHKVLARGTELRLTDLKGDACAHVLLYVADRPWERLNVADTVKVQWNAYLGEGQLLLSDQGRVLASVVADTSGRHDALCGTSTLVRNTERYGDGTPQSDSPAGRELFKLAAAKNGLEPRDLAPSLSFFQGVEVRDDGSLDFTGSAGPGGSVTLRAEQDVTVLIANVPHPADPRPAYVSTPLEVLAWRTEATKPGDPLWEATPEARRAFLNTAEFLATRGIA, encoded by the coding sequence ATGGCGACAGCAACCACCTACGGAGCACGCGACCACGCCCGAGCACAGGACGGCACCCGCACCGAGGCCATGCCCGTCGTCCCCGCGAGCGCCTGGCCGACCCCGCCCTGCGAGGCAGGCCACCTGGTGTGGGCCGAGACGGTGGCGGGCGGCAACTACACGCACAAGGTGCTGGCCCGGGGCACGGAGCTCAGGCTGACCGACCTGAAGGGCGACGCCTGCGCGCACGTCCTCCTGTACGTCGCCGACCGCCCGTGGGAGCGCCTGAACGTGGCGGACACGGTCAAGGTCCAGTGGAACGCCTACCTGGGCGAGGGACAGCTGCTCCTGTCCGACCAGGGCCGCGTGCTGGCCTCGGTGGTCGCCGACACCTCCGGGCGGCACGACGCGCTGTGCGGCACTTCCACGCTCGTACGCAACACGGAGCGGTACGGGGACGGCACTCCGCAGTCGGACTCCCCCGCCGGACGCGAGCTGTTCAAGCTGGCCGCCGCCAAGAACGGGCTCGAACCACGTGATCTGGCCCCCTCGCTCTCCTTCTTCCAGGGCGTGGAGGTACGCGACGACGGCTCGCTGGACTTCACCGGCTCGGCAGGACCCGGCGGCAGCGTGACCCTGCGCGCCGAGCAGGACGTCACCGTACTGATCGCGAACGTGCCGCATCCCGCCGATCCGCGCCCCGCGTACGTGAGCACCCCCCTGGAGGTGCTGGCCTGGCGCACCGAGGCGACCAAGCCGGGCGACCCGCTGTGGGAAGCCACGCCCGAGGCCCGCCGCGCCTTCCTGAACACCGCCGAGTTCCTTGCCACGAGGGGGATCGCATGA
- a CDS encoding TetR/AcrR family transcriptional regulator codes for MGTGGGRKVGRPRAAQRPDSGLTPRAELLDAAAELFTTRGYAATTTRAVAERAGMRQASMYHYVSGKEELLAELLESTVTPSLTFARELLADDATPAGARLWELCRTDVELLCGGPHNLGGLYLLPEVRTERFAGFHAVRAELKDAYRQLLAATAAGGALAKSELDLRTDLLFGLIEGVILVHRSEPERPVSAFAEATADAALRIAGI; via the coding sequence ATGGGCACAGGTGGTGGGCGAAAGGTAGGCAGGCCGCGGGCCGCGCAGCGGCCGGACAGCGGGCTTACCCCCCGTGCCGAACTGCTCGACGCCGCCGCCGAGTTGTTCACCACGCGGGGATACGCCGCCACGACCACCCGTGCCGTCGCCGAGCGGGCCGGGATGCGTCAGGCGTCCATGTACCACTACGTCTCCGGCAAGGAGGAGCTGCTCGCCGAGCTCCTGGAGTCCACGGTCACGCCCTCGCTGACCTTCGCCCGTGAGCTCCTCGCGGACGACGCGACCCCGGCCGGGGCCCGGCTGTGGGAGCTGTGCCGCACGGATGTCGAGCTGCTCTGCGGCGGCCCGCACAACCTCGGCGGGCTCTATCTGCTGCCCGAGGTGCGCACCGAACGCTTCGCCGGCTTCCATGCCGTACGGGCCGAACTCAAGGACGCCTACCGCCAGTTGCTCGCCGCGACGGCGGCGGGCGGCGCGCTCGCCAAGAGCGAGCTGGACCTGCGGACGGATCTGCTGTTCGGGCTGATCGAGGGTGTCATCCTCGTGCACCGCTCGGAGCCGGAGCGGCCGGTGTCGGCGTTCGCGGAGGCCACGGCGGACGCGGCGCTGCGGATCGCCGGGATCTGA